From the Chloroflexus aurantiacus J-10-fl genome, one window contains:
- a CDS encoding ornithine cyclodeaminase family protein → MRFLSAADIAQAVPMSAAIDAVAQAFGMLARGEADIPLRTAITTPAQAATTFFMPGRLGGETPALGIKTVSVFPHNVYRAEPTIYALVTLFDPASGRPIAVLDGTYLTALRTGAASGVATRLLAREDVRTLVVFGAGAQALPQLQAVLAVRPSINNVWIVNRTRDRATLLAARLRGEGFRGDIRIATDPTMPLAEADVVCTATSSPNPLFAADLIRPGTHINAVGAYRPDMAELPPDLVARSRVVVDQRHAAWSEAGDLIQARAAGLIDEQHVIAELGDLVNGTVQARTTADEITLFKSVGNAVQDLAVASLALAQATTLGLGVEVTI, encoded by the coding sequence ATGCGTTTTCTTTCAGCAGCCGATATTGCGCAGGCAGTGCCAATGTCAGCCGCGATTGATGCAGTTGCGCAGGCGTTTGGTATGCTGGCACGCGGTGAGGCTGATATTCCGTTACGAACAGCAATTACAACCCCGGCACAGGCAGCGACGACCTTCTTTATGCCGGGTCGTCTCGGTGGCGAAACCCCCGCACTTGGTATCAAGACCGTTTCAGTCTTCCCCCATAATGTCTACCGTGCTGAACCAACAATTTACGCGCTGGTCACCCTCTTCGATCCGGCCAGTGGTCGCCCAATTGCGGTCCTTGACGGTACCTATCTTACGGCACTGCGTACCGGTGCTGCGTCGGGGGTGGCGACCCGTCTGCTGGCACGTGAGGATGTCCGCACCCTGGTGGTGTTCGGTGCTGGTGCCCAGGCATTACCGCAGCTTCAGGCAGTGCTGGCAGTACGACCATCAATCAATAATGTCTGGATTGTGAACCGTACTCGTGACCGGGCGACATTACTGGCGGCACGCTTACGTGGCGAAGGTTTTCGTGGCGACATTCGCATCGCTACCGATCCGACAATGCCACTGGCCGAAGCCGATGTGGTCTGTACCGCAACGAGTAGCCCAAACCCACTCTTCGCCGCCGATCTGATCCGCCCTGGAACGCATATCAATGCGGTTGGTGCTTATCGCCCCGACATGGCCGAACTGCCCCCCGATCTGGTTGCCCGTAGTCGGGTCGTGGTCGATCAGCGTCACGCAGCCTGGAGCGAGGCCGGCGATTTGATTCAGGCTCGTGCTGCCGGTCTGATCGATGAGCAGCACGTGATCGCCGAATTGGGTGATCTCGTCAATGGTACCGTACAGGCTCGAACGACTGCTGATGAGATCACCCTCTTCAAGTCGGTTGGTAATGCGGTGCAAGACCTGGCCGTGGCCTCATTGGCTCTGGCCCAGGCGACCACTCTAGGTCTCGGCGTTGAAGTGACAATCTGA
- a CDS encoding UDP-glucose dehydrogenase family protein, whose protein sequence is MKNICVVGTGYVGLTTGVCFADLGHSVTCIEIDLHKLELLRSGKSPIFEPGLEELQERNMRAGRLRFTDDYAVGIPDAEFIFITVGTPMGEDGSADLTYVKAAARSIGQYLRSGSIIIDKSTVPVGTGDMVENIIAEYAGPDVKFDVVSNPEFLREGSALSDFFKPDRIVLGAKNREAAQRVAALHETLGAPIIITDLRTAEMIKYASNAFLATRISFINEIAQICERLGADVREVARGMGADKRIGPHFLEAGVGYGGSCFPKDVLALYHMAASAGCHPQLLQAVMDINSDARKRFVKKVETVLGDLEGRVIGVLGLSFKPNTDDMREAPSVDIINSLLKKGARVKAYDPVAMARAEELLPTVTFTATAYDVAKDADALLLVTEWNEFKQLDWQRIKRYMRQPVVIDGRNLYDPREMRNLGFIYWGVGRGEAPVPIMEEAQNIGD, encoded by the coding sequence GTGAAAAACATCTGTGTGGTAGGTACAGGCTATGTTGGACTGACGACCGGTGTCTGTTTTGCCGATCTCGGTCATTCTGTTACCTGTATCGAAATTGACTTGCACAAACTGGAATTGCTCCGCAGCGGTAAATCCCCCATCTTCGAGCCTGGTCTGGAAGAGTTGCAAGAGCGCAATATGCGCGCCGGTCGCTTGCGCTTCACCGATGATTATGCCGTCGGTATTCCCGATGCTGAGTTTATCTTCATCACAGTCGGTACCCCCATGGGCGAAGACGGCTCGGCTGATCTAACGTATGTCAAAGCCGCCGCACGTAGCATTGGTCAATACTTGCGTTCGGGTTCAATCATTATCGACAAGAGCACCGTGCCGGTAGGCACCGGTGATATGGTCGAAAACATCATTGCCGAGTATGCCGGACCTGATGTGAAGTTTGATGTCGTGTCGAACCCGGAGTTCTTGCGCGAAGGGAGTGCGCTGAGTGATTTCTTCAAGCCCGACCGCATTGTCCTCGGTGCGAAGAATCGCGAGGCGGCACAACGGGTAGCTGCGCTGCATGAAACATTGGGCGCGCCGATTATCATCACCGATCTGCGCACAGCCGAGATGATTAAATATGCATCCAATGCCTTTCTGGCGACCCGCATTTCGTTCATCAATGAAATTGCGCAAATCTGCGAGCGTCTGGGCGCTGATGTGCGTGAGGTTGCTCGCGGTATGGGTGCCGACAAACGCATTGGCCCCCACTTTCTGGAAGCCGGCGTTGGCTACGGTGGCTCCTGTTTCCCGAAAGATGTGCTGGCGCTGTACCACATGGCTGCCTCTGCCGGTTGCCACCCGCAGTTGCTTCAGGCAGTGATGGACATCAACAGCGATGCGCGCAAGCGGTTTGTGAAGAAGGTCGAAACAGTCCTGGGTGATCTCGAAGGCCGCGTTATTGGGGTGCTGGGTCTGTCATTCAAGCCCAATACTGATGATATGCGTGAGGCACCGAGCGTTGATATTATCAATTCCCTCCTGAAGAAGGGGGCCAGGGTCAAGGCGTATGACCCGGTAGCCATGGCGCGTGCCGAAGAGCTGTTGCCAACAGTAACCTTTACCGCGACAGCGTATGATGTGGCAAAAGATGCCGATGCGTTGCTGCTGGTTACTGAATGGAATGAGTTCAAGCAGTTGGACTGGCAACGCATCAAACGCTATATGCGCCAGCCGGTCGTAATTGATGGCCGTAATCTCTACGATCCGCGTGAGATGCGCAATTTGGGCTTCATCTATTGGGGGGTTGGTCGCGGTGAGGCACCGGTGCCGATTATGGAAGAAGCGCAGAATATCGGTGATTAG
- the ilvD gene encoding dihydroxy-acid dehydratase codes for MSDNRRSRMITEGPQRSPNRAMLRAVGFGDNDFTKPIVGVANGHSTLTPCNAGLGALAARAEEAIRAAGGMPQIFGTITVSDGISMGTEGMKYSLVSREVIADSIETVVNAQRMDGILAVGGCDKNMPGALIAMARLDIPAIFVYGGTIKPGHYKGRDLTIVSAFEAVGEYSAGRIDEHELLEIERHACPGAGSCGGMYTANTMSSAIEALGLSLPGSSTMAAEDEEKALSAARSGEVLVEAIRANRTARQMLTRKSLENAIAVVMALGGSTNAVLHLLAIAHAADVPLTIDDFETIRQRVPVLCDLKPSGRYVATDLHRVGGVPQVMKILLNAGLLHGDCMTITGQTIAETLADVPDEPPANQDVIRPFSQPIYPQGHLAILRGNLAEEGCVAKITGIKQRRITGPARVFDAEEECLEAILSGKIKAGDVVVIRYEGPKGGPGMREMLAPTSAIIGAGLGDSVGLITDGRFSGGTYGLVVGHVAPEAAVGGTIALVEEGDSITIDADARLLQLNVSDEELARRRAAWQPRPPRYTRGVLAKYARLVSSASLGAVTDRFSE; via the coding sequence ATGAGCGATAATCGCCGCAGTCGCATGATCACCGAAGGGCCGCAGCGCTCGCCGAATCGGGCGATGTTACGCGCTGTGGGGTTTGGCGACAACGATTTCACCAAGCCGATTGTGGGAGTGGCCAATGGCCATAGTACGCTGACACCCTGTAACGCCGGGTTGGGTGCGCTGGCTGCCCGTGCAGAAGAGGCCATTCGGGCTGCCGGTGGGATGCCGCAAATCTTCGGTACCATTACCGTTAGTGATGGTATTTCAATGGGTACCGAAGGTATGAAGTATTCGCTGGTCAGCCGTGAAGTGATTGCCGATTCAATTGAAACGGTTGTCAATGCTCAGCGCATGGACGGCATTCTGGCGGTGGGTGGTTGTGACAAGAATATGCCGGGTGCGCTGATTGCCATGGCGCGGCTGGATATTCCGGCCATCTTTGTGTACGGTGGGACGATTAAGCCCGGACATTATAAGGGGCGTGACCTGACGATTGTCAGTGCCTTTGAAGCAGTCGGTGAATACAGTGCCGGTCGCATTGATGAGCACGAGCTGCTTGAGATTGAGCGTCATGCCTGTCCTGGCGCCGGCTCATGTGGCGGGATGTACACCGCCAATACGATGTCGTCGGCAATTGAAGCCCTCGGTTTGAGTCTGCCCGGCTCTTCCACGATGGCTGCCGAAGATGAAGAGAAGGCATTGAGCGCGGCGCGGTCTGGTGAAGTGCTGGTTGAGGCGATTCGCGCCAATCGTACTGCCCGCCAGATGCTGACCCGCAAGTCGCTTGAGAATGCGATTGCGGTAGTGATGGCGCTCGGTGGTTCAACCAACGCGGTCTTGCATTTGCTAGCGATTGCACATGCCGCCGATGTCCCGCTTACGATTGATGATTTCGAGACAATTCGCCAGCGGGTGCCGGTGCTCTGCGACCTGAAACCCTCTGGCCGCTACGTGGCGACCGATCTGCACCGGGTCGGTGGGGTGCCGCAGGTGATGAAGATACTGTTGAATGCCGGCTTACTACACGGCGATTGTATGACTATCACTGGGCAGACGATTGCCGAGACGCTGGCCGATGTGCCTGATGAACCTCCGGCCAATCAGGACGTCATTCGTCCGTTCAGTCAACCAATCTATCCTCAAGGGCATCTGGCTATTCTACGCGGCAATCTGGCCGAAGAGGGTTGTGTTGCCAAGATTACCGGTATCAAGCAACGCCGTATTACCGGCCCCGCTCGGGTCTTTGATGCTGAAGAGGAGTGCCTGGAGGCTATTCTAAGCGGGAAGATTAAGGCCGGTGATGTAGTGGTCATCCGCTACGAAGGGCCAAAGGGTGGCCCCGGTATGCGTGAAATGCTGGCACCAACGTCGGCTATTATTGGGGCTGGTTTGGGTGACAGCGTGGGGTTGATTACCGATGGTCGCTTTTCCGGTGGTACCTACGGCCTGGTCGTCGGCCACGTTGCCCCAGAGGCCGCCGTCGGTGGTACGATTGCGTTGGTCGAAGAGGGTGACAGTATCACGATTGATGCCGATGCTCGTCTGCTGCAATTGAATGTCTCTGATGAAGAACTGGCACGGCGACGGGCTGCCTGGCAGCCGCGACCACCACGCTACACTCGTGGTGTTTTGGCCAAATATGCCCGTCTGGTGTCGTCGGCCAGTCTGGGCGCGGTAACCGACCGGTTTAGCGAGTAG
- a CDS encoding DUF4938 domain-containing protein — MTQPLRIRHLAALYGPNIYRPQPGVVLRVGAAADYSDRLRTALKGGALAIGLVIAQLHVEAKPDNDDMLMSAFFTTPEPAIGAELCRYVVDGINAELGHDESWDPDEPLLALRDRRQAQALPVAALQLMANARHRDIPTTILDDGRLLIGQGERGWIVAPADLRAAPDLQPPWSRLGRILIIAVTGERYRQQAIAEQAARHQGIILDQANRASVITALADPACTALIVGFDTDSLIREGLPFDRCDLAIITDRAGSRPPTAADDDEWLRALGLPMLCSVAPTLINLTDPALHPLLSYAPNGVIGWTPVKE; from the coding sequence ATGACCCAACCGCTCCGAATACGTCATCTGGCTGCCCTGTATGGCCCCAACATCTACCGTCCGCAACCCGGTGTTGTGCTCCGCGTCGGCGCCGCCGCCGATTACAGTGATCGGCTACGCACGGCACTCAAGGGTGGCGCGTTAGCGATTGGGTTGGTGATCGCACAACTCCACGTCGAGGCCAAACCAGACAACGACGACATGCTGATGAGTGCGTTCTTCACAACGCCTGAACCGGCGATTGGTGCCGAACTCTGTCGGTATGTGGTCGACGGGATCAACGCCGAACTCGGCCACGATGAGAGCTGGGACCCCGATGAACCGTTGCTGGCACTACGTGACCGCCGTCAGGCGCAGGCATTACCGGTGGCGGCATTGCAATTGATGGCCAACGCCCGTCACCGAGACATCCCAACGACGATCCTGGACGATGGCAGGCTGCTGATTGGGCAGGGTGAGCGGGGCTGGATTGTCGCTCCTGCCGATCTACGCGCAGCGCCCGATCTGCAACCGCCGTGGTCACGTCTTGGTCGGATTCTGATCATCGCGGTTACTGGTGAGCGCTACCGTCAACAGGCCATCGCCGAACAGGCTGCTCGCCATCAAGGTATCATTCTCGACCAGGCCAATCGAGCATCAGTCATCACAGCATTGGCCGATCCTGCCTGCACTGCCCTGATTGTCGGCTTCGATACCGACAGCCTGATCCGGGAAGGACTACCGTTTGACCGTTGCGACCTGGCGATCATTACCGACCGCGCCGGTTCACGACCACCAACTGCCGCCGATGATGATGAATGGCTGCGCGCACTCGGCCTACCCATGCTGTGCAGCGTCGCCCCAACCCTGATAAACCTCACCGATCCGGCGCTGCACCCCTTGCTGAGCTACGCACCAAACGGTGTGATCGGTTGGACACCGGTCAAGGAATGA
- a CDS encoding class I SAM-dependent methyltransferase, producing the protein MITRLHEPYLALLQQAMLAATPSGSRVALDLGCGDGSKTRWLRACSASDALIVGVDRDGSVLRAADDMMFIAGDASHLPLRDACIDLVWCIAALNLFPHRHLALREMWRVLRHGGTLVVASAGEYWVRLRNHPAPLIAALPDTPLPLPPADGLDEEWLLLMAAAGFQPRQTQAYLLDGGRLAQVALINSEALTSYLSLPPCASPVADPEPRHLLIVTSARKG; encoded by the coding sequence ATGATAACACGTCTCCACGAGCCATACCTCGCACTGCTTCAGCAGGCAATGCTGGCAGCTACACCATCTGGATCACGAGTAGCCCTCGATCTAGGGTGTGGTGATGGCTCAAAAACACGCTGGTTGCGTGCGTGCAGTGCCTCTGACGCGCTCATCGTGGGGGTAGATCGCGACGGGTCTGTCTTGCGTGCTGCTGACGACATGATGTTCATCGCAGGTGATGCCTCGCACCTCCCGCTCCGTGATGCGTGTATTGACCTGGTCTGGTGTATTGCTGCGCTCAACCTCTTCCCACATCGCCACCTTGCGCTACGCGAAATGTGGCGTGTGCTGCGTCATGGGGGAACGCTGGTTGTTGCGAGTGCCGGTGAATACTGGGTGCGGCTGCGCAACCATCCAGCGCCGCTAATCGCTGCGCTACCTGACACGCCATTGCCACTCCCGCCCGCCGACGGCCTTGATGAAGAGTGGTTGCTCCTGATGGCGGCTGCCGGTTTCCAACCACGTCAGACACAGGCATATCTGCTGGATGGTGGCAGACTGGCGCAGGTTGCGTTGATCAATAGCGAGGCACTGACATCGTACCTTTCGCTTCCCCCGTGTGCCAGTCCGGTCGCCGATCCCGAACCGCGCCATCTCCTGATTGTGACGAGCGCCCGGAAGGGGTGA
- a CDS encoding amylo-alpha-1,6-glucosidase: MEEEALYPGVPIVFTFGRALCTEPMIAASREWLVTNGIGGYAAGTIAGTLTRSYHGLLIAALEPPLGRVLTLAALDTHVSYLGHHFDLTTHRRVGEPARACRWLERWWRDGTTPVWEYALADALLERRVWMAPGANTTFIRYTVQRASAPLTIRLDALATARDHHTVAQVGKIALQVETINNGLRIGPMIGGHSLRLLSDRASWKPLGGWLTDLYLAVEDERGQPATDNLRRVGRLTVTLSTGESLLVVATTEQTATLDADAAWSQRARYEAELLSRIEWTDDPVVHQLALAADQFIVDRPLDTGLRGRTIIAGYPWFTDWGRDTMISLPGLTIPTRRPEVAAAVLRTFARFVDQGMLPNRFPDEGVAPEYNTADATLWFFEAIRAHHAAFGDDDLITELFPLLEEIIDWHIRGTRDGIGLDRGDSLLRAGTATTQLTWMDVRVRGWVVTPRSGKPVEINALWYNALQSMAAFARHLGKADERYTTMAAATKAGFNRFWYADGHYLYDVIDGPDGVDPTLRPNQIIAVSLPYSPLDRQRQEAVVQACARSLLTGVGLRSLTPDHPDYAPRYTGSLLARDAAYHQGTVWAWLIGPFASAWYRITRDRDATRRLLLPLIDHLVDGCVGTISEIFDGDPPHQPRGCFAQAWSVAEVLRVWYEVEDRGEEIEDRR, from the coding sequence ATGGAAGAGGAAGCATTGTACCCAGGAGTACCTATTGTGTTTACGTTTGGACGCGCTCTCTGTACAGAACCGATGATTGCTGCCAGCCGCGAGTGGCTGGTGACGAACGGCATTGGCGGTTATGCAGCCGGTACCATCGCCGGCACATTAACGCGGAGCTACCACGGGTTGCTGATTGCTGCGCTCGAACCACCGCTGGGCCGTGTCCTTACGCTTGCTGCTCTCGATACACATGTGTCATATCTGGGCCACCATTTCGATTTGACAACTCACCGTCGGGTAGGTGAACCGGCGCGTGCCTGTCGCTGGCTCGAACGCTGGTGGCGTGACGGCACGACGCCGGTGTGGGAATATGCGCTGGCCGATGCCCTGCTTGAACGACGAGTCTGGATGGCGCCAGGTGCCAATACCACCTTCATTCGCTACACTGTGCAACGCGCCTCGGCACCACTGACGATACGCCTTGATGCCCTGGCAACAGCACGCGATCATCACACGGTGGCGCAGGTCGGTAAGATCGCGCTTCAGGTCGAGACGATCAATAACGGTCTCCGGATCGGGCCAATGATTGGTGGGCATAGTTTACGTCTGCTCAGTGATCGAGCGTCCTGGAAACCGCTCGGCGGATGGCTGACCGATCTGTACCTCGCAGTGGAAGATGAACGTGGTCAACCGGCTACCGACAATCTGCGCCGGGTGGGGCGGCTTACAGTGACGTTGAGCACCGGTGAGTCGCTCCTGGTGGTTGCTACCACTGAACAGACTGCCACACTTGATGCCGATGCAGCCTGGAGCCAACGTGCCCGTTACGAAGCGGAGCTGCTCAGCCGGATCGAGTGGACTGATGATCCAGTGGTTCACCAGCTTGCGCTGGCTGCCGACCAGTTTATTGTTGACCGACCACTCGACACCGGTCTGCGCGGACGGACGATTATCGCCGGTTATCCCTGGTTTACCGATTGGGGACGCGATACGATGATCAGCCTGCCCGGGTTAACGATCCCGACACGACGACCAGAGGTAGCGGCGGCTGTGCTGCGCACCTTCGCCCGTTTTGTTGATCAAGGTATGCTCCCCAACCGATTTCCCGATGAAGGCGTCGCCCCTGAGTACAACACTGCCGATGCAACGCTCTGGTTTTTTGAGGCGATTCGTGCCCATCACGCTGCCTTTGGCGATGATGACCTGATCACCGAACTCTTCCCGCTGTTGGAAGAGATTATCGATTGGCATATCCGTGGCACCCGTGACGGAATAGGGTTGGATCGCGGTGATAGCTTGCTGCGGGCCGGCACTGCGACAACCCAGCTCACCTGGATGGATGTACGGGTTCGCGGTTGGGTAGTGACACCGCGTAGTGGCAAGCCGGTTGAGATCAATGCGCTGTGGTACAACGCCTTGCAAAGTATGGCTGCGTTCGCCAGACATCTCGGTAAAGCCGACGAGCGCTACACGACGATGGCCGCAGCGACCAAAGCCGGATTTAACCGTTTCTGGTATGCCGATGGCCACTATCTCTACGATGTGATTGATGGCCCCGATGGGGTAGACCCCACACTTCGACCTAATCAGATCATTGCGGTGAGTCTGCCTTACAGTCCGCTTGACCGCCAGCGGCAGGAAGCTGTGGTACAGGCATGTGCCCGCTCGCTTCTGACCGGCGTTGGTTTGCGCAGTCTGACACCAGATCATCCCGATTATGCACCGCGTTACACCGGTTCGCTGCTGGCGCGTGACGCCGCCTATCATCAGGGCACGGTTTGGGCCTGGCTGATTGGCCCCTTTGCCAGCGCATGGTATCGCATTACTCGCGACCGTGACGCCACACGCCGCCTTCTCTTGCCGCTGATCGATCACCTCGTCGATGGCTGTGTTGGGACGATCAGTGAAATTTTCGACGGCGATCCGCCACACCAGCCACGCGGCTGTTTTGCCCAGGCATGGAGTGTAGCGGAAGTGCTGCGGGTATGGTATGAGGTAGAAGATAGGGGTGAGGAGATAGAAGATAGGAGATAG
- a CDS encoding metallophosphoesterase family protein: MKVAVLADIHANLAAFTAVIADIDRWQPDAVIIAGDIINRGPNPRPCLELALRLRAERGWYVLRGNHEGYVLNYDHDLRAGRPPQGGRRALLGPIIWTHHEVADLLPAVAALPTNLALTSREGVVMAYHGSIHHDRDGLLPTHDQHELQSRIDPHAAVFCTAHTHMPFARRVGKTLVVNVGSVGLPFDGDWRAAYARLTLDQDGWRAEIVRVAYDQAATLRAARELMLPAGGPIAHIMLRELETARSLLFDFGPVYNEPVIAGVISLDEAVHRFLAEQAA, encoded by the coding sequence ATGAAAGTAGCTGTTCTGGCCGATATTCACGCCAACCTGGCTGCCTTCACTGCCGTTATTGCAGATATTGACCGGTGGCAACCCGATGCGGTGATTATTGCCGGCGACATTATTAATCGTGGCCCCAACCCGCGTCCGTGCCTTGAACTGGCTCTGCGTCTACGTGCCGAGCGGGGGTGGTATGTGCTGCGGGGGAATCACGAGGGGTATGTGTTGAATTACGATCACGACCTGCGTGCGGGTCGTCCGCCACAGGGTGGGCGGCGTGCGCTATTGGGGCCGATCATCTGGACCCATCACGAAGTTGCCGATCTGCTGCCTGCTGTGGCGGCACTACCGACCAACCTTGCGCTGACAAGTCGTGAAGGCGTGGTTATGGCTTACCACGGTTCAATCCATCATGATCGTGATGGACTACTACCAACCCACGACCAGCACGAGCTGCAATCGCGCATCGATCCGCACGCAGCAGTCTTCTGTACCGCTCATACGCATATGCCATTCGCCCGTCGGGTTGGCAAGACCCTGGTTGTTAATGTCGGATCGGTCGGCTTGCCCTTCGATGGCGACTGGCGGGCTGCCTATGCCCGGTTGACCCTGGATCAGGATGGCTGGCGGGCAGAGATTGTCCGTGTGGCTTACGATCAAGCTGCCACGCTACGGGCGGCGCGAGAGCTGATGCTACCGGCTGGTGGGCCAATTGCCCACATTATGCTGCGTGAACTAGAGACTGCCCGCTCGCTGCTCTTCGATTTTGGGCCGGTCTACAACGAACCGGTGATCGCCGGCGTTATCAGTCTGGATGAAGCCGTACACCGCTTCTTAGCCGAACAGGCAGCGTAA